The sequence GAGGAAGAAAGGCGCGCCAAAGAAGGCGGTGATAAGTCCCACCCGCAACTCCTGGGGACGCAAGAGCAGACGCGACCCAAAATCCGCCCACGTGAGCAGCACGGCTCCCGTCAGGAGGCTTGTCGGCAGCACAATGCGGTGATCGGGGCCTACAATTAGGCGCACCATGTGCGGTACAACCAGGCCGACAAAGCCGATGATCCCGCTCACCGCCACGGCAACCGCCGTGATGAGGGCTGCCAGCGTGAGCATGATCAACCGGACGCGCCGCACGTCCACTCCCATGCTCCGCGCTGTGTCCTCTCCCAATGACATCAAGTTAAGGTCTCGGGCAAAGAAGAGTAAGAGGAGGCTGCCTACCACAATGAATGGAAGAATGAGTTGCACGTGCGTCCAACTACGGGCGCCGAGACTGCCGGTGAGCCAAAACACGATCTCGCGCATGGAATTGACGTTGGCCGTAAGCGTAAGCACTGCTGAAATGATGGAACCGATGAAGGCTTGCACCGCGACGCCGGCGAGGATCATCGTCGTCAGTGGGTCCACGCCTCGCGTTGCGGCCAACACGTAGACCAGCATTACGGCAGCCAAAGCTCCCAAGAAGGCAAGTGCCGGCGTGGCCAGGTAGTGTAGGCTGCGTATGCCAAAATGAATGGCGATCACCGCCCCCAGCGCTCCGCCGGCCGACACCCCAATG is a genomic window of Chloroflexota bacterium containing:
- a CDS encoding iron ABC transporter permease, which codes for MQNSSKEPTPSKTQISSKTQTSSKAQTNSNLLRRTLDVEAPLALRLALALGMLALLLFISFVVTMAIGAVDVPLGVTASIVLQQMGIPLGATATDVQWSVISHVRLPRVLTAALVGAALALAGATMQGIFRNPLADPGIIGVSAGGALGAVIAIHFGIRSLHYLATPALAFLGALAAVMLVYVLAATRGVDPLTTMILAGVAVQAFIGSIISAVLTLTANVNSMREIVFWLTGSLGARSWTHVQLILPFIVVGSLLLLFFARDLNLMSLGEDTARSMGVDVRRVRLIMLTLAALITAVAVAVSGIIGFVGLVVPHMVRLIVGPDHRIVLPTSLLTGAVLLTWADFGSRLLLRPQELRVGLITAFFGAPFFLYLLYRSKRQGNIL